The DNA window ATATTTAAATCTTATTTATAGTGATCAGTGTAATTTGTACACTATTAACGTAATATGTGATTTTATAATGGTTCGAGCATATTTTTAATATTCACTTGAATGTGATTTACGTTATATGTTAAATTTTGAATGATGTGAATCCTTCACTTTCTACAAATCTTtcctatatatataaacaacattaACTACACAAGAAAAATTCCCTGGAGAGAGTCGAGGATTCCCCACCACAGATAAGAACTTGATTATTAAACTTGTTAACCGACGTGATGAATGCAAGTGTTGAAGAaaacaggttacctggaggttattccggggatcaacgcccccgcggcccggtccatgaccaggcctcccgatggatcagggcctgatcaactaggctgttactgctggccgcacgcaggtggtggaggaggcaggtggtgaaggcaggtggTGCAGATAGGAGGTGGAAGGCAGGTGGAAATGGCAGGTGGTGCAGATGGCAGGTGGTGGagatggcaggtggtggtgatggcaggtggtggtgatggcaggtggtggtgatggcaggtggtggtgatggcaggtggtggagaaggcaggtggtggagaaggcaggtggtggagaaggcaggTGGTGGAGAAGACAGGTGGTGGAGAAGACAGGTGGTGGAGAAGACAGGTGGTGGAGAAGACAGGTGGTGGAGAAGACAGGTGGTGAAGACAGGTGGTGAAGACAGGTGGTGGAGAAGACAGGTGGTGAAGACAGGATGtggagaaggaaggtggtggagaaggaaggtggtggAGAAGATaggtggtgaaggcaggttgtgGGGAAGACAGATAGTGTAGAAGGCAGGTGATTGGGAAGGCAGGTAACAGAGAAGACAGTGTATAAGGCAGGCGGTGATGACGGGATATGTTTGTGGAGGCAGAAGGTTGTTTATCAGGTGATGGTAACAGTTGGTAGTGTGAGAGGAGTCCTGTGGGGGTGGTCTGAAGAATGGGAATTTGTGTAGGAGGATTCGGGAGTGGAAGGAGTCCTGTGAGTCTTATGGTAGGGAGATGATGTGTGTGATGTTTATCACGGGTGGTTGGGGCTCCTGTGGGAGGTTTCTCACTAATGGGCCCGTGTGGGATTCGTCAAGGGTGTGGGGAGGCTCGTGGGGGATTTACCACCGGTGGGAGGGACCCTGTGTAAGAAGAGTGGGGTCAGTCCCATCTGGAGGAGTCCTGTGGGAGGAGTCAGAGAAGGGTACATAAAAGAGTACctggtgtattactgtcttaGTTCACCTGGTCGCCGCCTGGACATCCTCACTTGCActgcttgtgttgtgtttctCTTGTCTTTCTCAGTCACAAGAGCAGACTGATACGATTGTCAGGTAATTTATTTTGATATTCCAGTATTTCTGTAGTTGTAGACGAGTCCCACTGTCAACCGCAGGAGTGCCTTGAGGTTATCAACACTTCTCTCTTACTCCTTCCTATTATCATCAAATCTGTTTTGATTCGACTCTCTTGAAAGAAACATTTCTGACAAGTAAAAATCATGAAATCATGTTTCTATCCAtaaagtatatatacgtcagtgtcttccttacacacacacagcctactGTTCATCTTCTTACATACACACAACCTTATGCTCGCCGAAGTTTTCCTGATATATACTCAACCGTATGTACGTTAATGTTAACCTTACATGCAGTCAACATTCTGTACACCCGCTTTTCATGCACAAAACACCATGAACAGCTTCCTTCACACTGACATAGAACTCAGTTATCATACAGTATATGGCGAAGATTTGAGGGAAGATGGCTGAGAGGGCGCTCATCTTCCTTGTACCTTACTAAAAAAAATTTTAGGCTGAAGCCCCTGCCTTTTTGCAGGATCTACATCTCTCTTCCAGCCTCATTCCCTTCCACTATTGTCGTTTAGTGTCCTGTCTCTTCCTCACCTCTTGTCGGTTAGTGGCCTCCCTCCCATTTCACTCCTCTGGTTAAATGTTCTCCCTTCCTTTCCGCTCCTGTCGTTTAATGTCTTCCCTTACCTTCTTCTACTGTCGTTTTGTGCCCTCTCTTTCCTTCCCATCTTGTCATTTAGTGTTTTCTCTTCAGTTTCACTTTCAGTATTCACCATCCTCAATTCCTTTCCATTTGTTTCATTTAAGTGTTATCCCTTCCGTTCCATATTTTTAATAATGTAAGGGTCACACAGCACCTCGAAAATGGGAAATAATTTACTTAATCCAAGATAGTCGAGGACAGTTTCAATTCCATGAATAGAGAGAGCTTCACCAACATTAACGAACTCCCTTTAGCTTAACAAAATAAACCCCAAATGTATTACAGCGTATAGAGATCGTGACTGTCTACAAGTACCTTGAATATCTATATCGAAAGACTGtgcataagacacttgtgcaaaacTAATACATTCTTTTAGAAAAAATTTCAGAAAACGCTTTGTTCTTAGGGTTGGGGACGACGTAGCTAGTAACATGGCAAGTACCTCAGTTTACAAGATTTTATCTTCCTGCAGCAATAAGCCCAGCTTCATCTAAGGTAGGCTTATGGCATATGCGACCCCTAACAGTCTACTGACACTCAGGTACATACTTACTAGATGAAGCagggcagcaagtgtaaggaaatatTCTCAACGTTTCCTCCTGCACCGTGGATCGAACCATGAACACTCAGTTCTACCGTCACAACAACAGACGTCAATGCACTGGTCTACATTATCCTGTGTAGTAGATGTGATAAATTATAAGTGCGAGAGATAGAACCAAATCTGATACAGCGACTCAGAAAACGTAAATATACCTGTGGTCGGGATGACTTACAACACAACGCATGAATGGTTCACCGTAGGTTACATAGCCATTTGATGAATAGGGAGAAGACAGACTCGTAATAAAATAGGTCAGTCTGCATAAAAAAAACAGGCTGCTTTGACGCAGCATTGGTCGCTGTTGGTAACACTGTAGTCCAGAAATCTTGTAGCTTCATTATCTCGAGTATGTTAGCCAAAAAGATGCTACCCTGGAGACCCCTACATTAGGTGACCTCACCTCCTGCACCTGACAACCTATTTACAATACtatacaatacaatttttatttctgtaCGAGGTACAAATAATGGAGTTTCCACGTAATAATGTGTAGCCAAGTTGAAAGAGACGCCGACATCGTGAGGCTCACCAAGTCCCAAGTCCGTACCAGATACAGTCTCTCATCCATTCTAATGGTTTCCTAGACATCATGGATGCATTACCATCACTGGAAGTTGCAGATCGTTTTCCAGAAATTATGGGAAAAAAAGATAGCATGCAACTCCTGCCCTGTCCTAAGTATTGATGTTGGGCTATTCTGGTTTCCAAAAGTTTACCTATTTGACCAAGGCAGGAGTCAAACGCTGTCTTTAACCAACCCTTGGCTTAAGGAATGGaaagtaatcagatttgatccgagggAGGAAGCGAAGGTTCAGTTCCTTGGCTCGAGAGAGCTTCACCAGCAATTTGTGACCCTTGCGAAGGATATTTTTCCATTATTATACATCACTTCTATATTCTGTTTCTCCACAGAATGGCGAGGATGTCGTCAtcagttgtggtgctggtggcgtTAGTGAGTTTGGCGAGTCCTCAGTGTATATCTGACAACGACAAGCTGTCCCTGCCCCTCACCCCTGACCTGGAGCACATCACCCCCTTCAGCTTGGACCTCCTGAAGAAATTCAACCCGCCCACTGCCAAGGGAAACTTTTTCTTCTCCCCTTATAGCATCTGGAACGCCCTCGTCCTAGCCTATTTTGGGTCGGCTGGACAAACCCGTCAGCAACTACAGAACGTCCTACGTCTGAGTGGCCCTTCAAACACTTTGGCAACCTACAAGGCTCTTGAACGTTTGTGAGTATTCTTGCGTATCTCAGTTGACACCTAATTTCATATCTCTTTGACATTAATGATCATTATGTTCATAGAAGGTCTTACAGTCTGGGGAACGAGAAGTAATCAGATGTGACTGAATTCAGTGGTGGGCAGTTTAACTTATTTAAACAAGAGCTCTTCTCCTGCACGGAATCACCTACCTAGATTTTTTATTCCTATATGTCTTGTGCttagtatttttaaatgtttatttacacATTCTTGTCTTGAATAGCGACTGGGTATTAAGACATTTTTGGGTTTCATAATATAAGTGTTTACAAATGCATTTATTCAATACTATCTTCATTGTGATCATGCAGGTATGAGGAGAGACAATTGAACACAAGTGAATATGTGATAGACTTAGCCAACAAAATCTATGTAAGCAAGAGGCTCGCTCTCCGGGACTGCATCCGGGACGTCCTTCCCAAAGAGGTGGAGAATGTTGACTTCACACAGGTCGGTCGAACTGTACAAATTATAATTTGTTTCCTTTTATCATCGTTATGTTATTATTGTAACTATTAAAGTTATATTAGTCTTCTTGACTTAATGACTAACTTTTACCACACAGTCGCAAAAGAAAGACTCAAACGCAAATACAAGAATCAATTAGTCTTTCTTGATATTGTCTGGAAATATGAAAATAAAATGATAAAAAATCTGCTCTCTTCACTTTCACATTATTCCTGAACTTTACTCATACTACTCCAAAAAAAATTCTTTCTAACGCGTTTATTTCTCATATTTTGCTTAATCAGGCGattcaagcagcagcaacaatcaaTAAATTCGTGAACGAAAAGACTCGAGGCAAAATCTCAAATTTGGTGACACCTGAAGATGTAAAGAAAGTTCAGATGGTGTTGGTGAACGCCGCCTACTTCAAGGGTCTCTGGCAGAAGGCCTTCAAGCCCACGAACACCCTCAAAGAGGCGTTCTACCCCACCCCAGACAAAAACATCCCAGTTGATATGATGCGCCAAACTGATAACTTTAAAATCGGTGAGTTAATAATGGAATTAATCTAAGTTAATATCCGGATTTAGCAATAATACCTGTGCTCGAACCCACTCACGGACACGTGCGATAAAAAAATCCAGATTTTTTTAAAACACATCAATATGAACAGATTATTACCTTATAGTTACCAACATTCCATAACGttttgtgtcttactcatctaattgtaggTATATGAATGAATCTAGTTTATTGCATAAACTAGATTCATTCACACTTAAAATATATGAGGATTATAAATGTGTAAACAGAAAATATATGAGGATTATAAATGTGTAAACAGATTCACCATTACATGAATTGTCAGTTAtataatgtcatgccgaataggttaCACTTGCGATtgtggcttaaataacaacgctctttttgccgaataaggcaagcaaaaatttgtgtatgcaagtatatatatatattatatatatatatatatatatatatatatatatatatatatatatatatatatatatatatatatatatatatatatatatatatatattatatattatatatgtcgtgccgaataggcagaacttgcgatcttggcttaaatagcaacgctcatcttgccatataggacaagtgaaaatttgtgtaggcaataatttcgccaaaatcattctgaacctaacgaaaaaattatatttcactgtgtttgtttagtattaaattattgtaaacaaatctaaaatatatttaattgggttaggctaaaataaattattcttgttatagtaaggttaggtaagttttctaagattcttttgatgcaaaattataaatttttacattaacaataatgaaaaaaatatatctttaaacgtataagagaaaattttagaaaggacttaattttaaacgagttcttgctaattgatcagttttacaaattcggcacgacattatatatataatatatatatatatatatatatatatatatatatatatatatatatatatatatatatatatatatatatatatatatatataatcacgaaacaagtggctctgaatcatttaccaaactgcagctGGCCGAGATTCGATCCCGAGTCACACCTGAATTTCTTGAaaattttcacatttttttcagtGCCTAATACAGACCCCCATAAATATTACCATGAACTCTTTGGGGTCCATTGACTCTTATCTGCGAACCACTGGTCTAGGATAGTGTTCTCTATTATGACAGTAATGAAGAAGGGATGAATGAGAATTTATGTGGATGAATTTTTACAAGTAccatcttgaattaacctttcactcACATAACTGGGGAGAACTCTGGTTCATCTAAAACACATTATACTTATTAATATTGATGTACCTCGAAGACATGTTGGACTTTAGGAACAATAGGTCGCTTTATTGTCCCTCCTTCAGTGCCCACCATCTCAGCTCCCCAACTCTCGTTTAGACCTTAAAATATATGTGAACATATAGTTCTTGAATATTGATTAGTAAAATAATTTCAAGCCAGTAACACTGGCAGTATttaatttgtggactgtataataACTTTAGAGACTATGTGACTTAACTCATGTCGTGTACATTAACTATATAAAACCGTGGTTTAATTACACTGTGAAGAACATAGGTGAAGGCCTTCAAGCCCACGAACACCCTCAAAGAGGCGTTCTACCCCACCCCAGACAAAAACATCCCCGTTGATATGATGCGCCAAACTGATAAATTTAAAATCGGTGAGTTAATAATGAAATTAATCAAAGTATCATGTTGGTGATATATCTTAACACCACCTTATCGGCAGGCAACTAATATTGGCCAATACCTAGCTACCTTACCTGTTGTAAGACTTAATTAAATTCACACCGGGAGGCGAACATAAATTACTGTAGTACAGTATTATCTTCAGTATTATCCCGTATTATCTTCATTATCCACTATTATCTTTATTATCTAGTATCTTTATAATTATCCAGGATTATCATTAtcaaatattatcattattatccaatattatcttcattattatccagtattatcattattatcattatgacTAGTTTACAATGTGTCTGGACCCTTCTTGATACATGTTATATTCACTTATTTCATGGTCTCCAATTTTTGCCGCAACACTTCACATCTGCTTCGATAACCCAGAGGCAATTTCTGCCTCGCTCGCCAGTTAAAGATACACACCTACACAATTTCATATAAACATTATCATCCCTATCAGTTCTTACACACAAATTACaggaaaattatcaaaattttcAAGACGAGAGAATACATGCATTCCATTGTTTCCTTGCAGGCGACTCGGAAGAGCTGCGGGCGACGGTGTTGGAGATGCCGTACAAGGGCGATGCGGCTTCCATGTTCGTGATGCTGCCTTTCAAAGCTGCTAAAGGCAGCGTTGAAACACCCCTTGACACTATGCTGCAACGTCTCAATGTGGACACTTTCAACGCAGTAGTTAATAAACTTAGAATAAATGAAGTTATTGTCAGGATTCCAAAATTCAAGTTGGAACACATTATCACAGATGAACTTACCGAGGTGGGTATACAATCTGCTGAGATTATTTCACTATGATAACAAATATTCTAAACCCATTTTATACAAAATGATTTGTTCACcaactgtgttgttgatggtttTCCCAGCAGGTTTATAGCATTTTCTTTTAAATTTGTGCTTTGCTGGATGCTTGCGTTGTTCATTTTATCGGGCCGGGTTGCGTACCTGTGTTTCTTGAAACTAGTGATTAGATTTCCGGTACTTTCACCTATTTAAATCTTGAGCAATTTACACAGGGATTTTTCTGAACTCCAGTATCTATATTAAAGTTGTAACCTCTGTATCTGTGGCTAATAATGTTCTGGATGGCGGTGAAAGTTATGACAGCGACTTCATCATCATTTTTGAACAACATTTTTGTGGTGCTGTTAGTGACTAGCGGGGAAGAATTAATATCTTTGCTGTCGGTTGTAGGAGTAAAAGAAACTTCTTGTCTCAGATTTCAGTTTAAGATAAAATATGAAGGGAATTGTAGTTTTCTGAAAATACTTTTACATTTGCATTCAAGAATATTATTGTTATAGTCTCTATTGAACTGAATCCAAATAACTTCCAGGAACAATCAAGATTCCCTCCACTGTGAAAATAACAGAGTCCTTGTCTTCCCTCAGATGTGAGACCACCACTAATTATATGtattagttactagttgtcaagagAACTTGTCAATAAACACttgcctgtttgtgtgtgtgtgtgtgtgtgtgtgtgtgtgtgtgtgtgtgtgtgtgtgtgtgtgtgtgtgtgtgtgtgtgtctgtgttctcTTACCCGTAtatactcatctatatgtggttgcaagggttgaatcACAGCTCCTTGCCGAGAATCTTTGCTGGTCTCTCCTAGGTCCACTCCTGGTTTCAAGAGCCTTATTGtatctcaaagctatgtatggatctcacctctatcacttcctgacaactctattgcTGAAGAAACATTTTCTGACATCCCTCTGACGCGCTCGTGTGGatgctaatatatatatgtgatagTGTAACCTATTTTGGTGCAATATTGTTTACAACTTGTCTTCCATACAGACCGAGGGTTTTCGCACGCATTTTAGTTCGTTGATTTTTGCATAGTCAGAAACCTATGCAGAGAAAATATTAATCAAACCAAAGTGTTATGCTAAggatattgtttattttgcaggATATGCTATTATCTCGACCACAGTTGACTAATCGCATCCGCTTTGCATTTTGACTAAGTGCTTGGCATAAAGATTTATCTTCTGAGAAACAAGTTGCTGTTCTCTTGCTGCATTGACCTTCTCTCCTTTCCCAGGCTCTTGAGCACCTGGGAATCAAGGACCTGTTCAGTAATGATGCTGACCTCTCAAACTACGATCCTGAAGGAAAACTAAAGGTGTCGAAGGCGATCCATAAAGCTATAGTGGAGGTCAGCGAGGAGGGCACAGAGGCAGCCGCTGCCACGGCATTTATAGGAGTATCAATCGTGTCCATCCAGAAACCACCACGCCCTCGTGTCTTCATTTGTGATCGCCCCTTTGTCTTCGTCATTGTTGACAACGTTACTAACAACATTCTCTTCATGGGTATTTTCAGACAGCCAGTCAACGCCACTCGTCGATGAATGAAATGTATCAAATGAGAGCAAATAACACGGAAACGAATTTAGAAAAAATAGGATAAAAATATTACAGATGAACAGCAATAATTATATTTTAAGGCATATTGTTCATTACTATATAGAGATTAACCGTGATAGAAATATTCCTCTTAGAGTATATTCACTGAGATATTTACACCACTCTCACACTGTTTATACACTCATCACTTACAGTCGGTATCCTGACTATCGTTCATGTCAAATGGCTTCagcagtaatattttttttttcaaaatttatcATTCACTATACCTCAGAACATTTTACATTTGAATGAAACAGTAAATgacctcacacacaaacaccacacacctaCAAACACCAAACATGTACAAATATCACACATATACAAACCCCACAGCTACAAACATCACACATGAACACTCAAAACACAACTATAAACACTAAGTGAAACATGCTTGCCTCTAATTCCAAAGCAGGGATTATTTTAAGCAGGACATTCCACGGTTTCAGCCCGAaaatctttctttttttttaaagaaaagtAAAATGCACCCATCTTTACTGAATAAAGATAATTTTGCAACAAGGATGAGTCCACAAAGCTGTACAAATACTACGTCCCCTCACTACTGAACAAAATTCCCAAAAATACCCCAAACGTAAGTAAAGGCTAACCCTATATTACCAACCCAGGTAACAAATAAGGACTGTTGCACATCCCTGTAATTAAAGTCAACACTCGAAGaaaaacctaataataataaagtgCAAGGCAAACATAGGGTGATAATATTCCTTTACGTGTATATTCCTTCACcactatatacagtatatacaaacTTAATATATACAAACTTAAATCAGCAGTATAGCAAGAGCCACTAATAGCAGCAGGTTAcacattatcattataatcacgggggagcgctaaaccagtatacAGCGCACATGGGGAAGGGGGTGGAAAGTATTAacgcttaattcagggaactggagcacatatccaattccctagatcaagaacccctcaccgaCATCAAGGAACGTACCTTGAGGGGTGGTTACACCTCAGAATACAAGAGACAGTATTAGTGGGCTAGACCAGGTTAATTGAGTGTCTGACTCGCAGCCAGGGAGGTCAAATACAATAACACCTCGTCGAGCAGGCCAGCTCTCACTGGAGAATTAATACAGCTGTAGAATTGatttgtgtttaaaaaaaaaagctggTGGTTACGCTCTTACAAGTTAATACGGCTCATAAAAGGGAAGAGAGAACGCTATCAGATAAGACGGGAATGGAAGAAAGTGCACTAAACGACAGGAGTGGAAAAGAAGGGAGAACATTGAACCAGAGGAGTGAAATGGGAGGGAGGGCACTAACCGAGAAGAGGTGAGGGAAAGAGAGGACACTAAACGACGATAGTGGAAGCGAAGGAGGCTGGAAGAGAAAACTGATCCTGGACAAATCGGCCATTTCTCTCCAAGGCACACtgactcgaaaaaaaaaaaacttttataacTCCAtcgttgtcttgccagaggcgtgccagCACTGCAGTTAAAAAAGTGCAacgtatctccacccctccttcagcacTCTgaaagagtgcaggcactgcacttcccaacTCCAGCACTCAGTcgcggctaaccagtttccatgAACCCCTTAAGTGTtatgctcacactacaacagcacatcaagtcataaaaatcacttgtctccactcattcCTATGTAACACGCTCACATACGCTTACTGATTGTCttagccccttgcacacaaaacctcctttaacccgtCCCTCTAACTTTTCCTAAGATGACCTCTACCCAGTCTTCCCTCCAGTGCAGTGTCATACGCTTTCCAAGttatcctattttgttccatatTTTGTAAATGTCCcagccacctcaacaactcctcctcagccaTCTGGATAAAAATTTCAGTAACCTCGCACCTCCTTCCATTCTGGAATCTAAGAATTCTCTGCAGAATATTCACATCATACTTTGCCCTTAGATAAGACATTTCTACTACCTCCAGCCTCGTCCTTACTACAACatccaccacccatgcttcacacccatataagagcgttgctaCCACTAATAACTCTATT is part of the Cherax quadricarinatus isolate ZL_2023a unplaced genomic scaffold, ASM3850222v1 Contig5170, whole genome shotgun sequence genome and encodes:
- the LOC128688071 gene encoding ipis-1; translation: MARMSSSVVVLVALVSLASPQCISDNDKLSLPLTPDLEHITPFSLDLLKKFNPPTAKGNFFFSPYSIWNALVLAYFGSAGQTRQQLQNVLRLSGPSNTLATYKALERLYEERQLNTSEYVIDLANKIYVSKRLALRDCIRDVLPKEVENVDFTQAIQAAATINKFVNEKTRGKISNLVTPEDVKKVQMVLVNAAYFKGLWQKAFKPTNTLKEAFYPTPDKNIPVDMMRQTDNFKIGDSEELRATVLEMPYKGDAASMFVMLPFKAAKGSVETPLDTMLQRLNVDTFNAVVNKLRINEVIVRIPKFKLEHIITDELTEALEHLGIKDLFSNDADLSNYDPEGKLKVSKAIHKAIVEVSEEGTEAAAATAFIGVSIVSIQKPPRPRVFICDRPFVFVIVDNVTNNILFMGIFRQPVNATRR